From a single Sphingosinicellaceae bacterium genomic region:
- the hutC gene encoding histidine utilization repressor: MKKAQKIHGAREILSLHDRIRQDIETNVMSGTWVPGHRIPYEHELMIEYDCSRMTINKALGTLVERGLIERRKRAGSFVSAPKVHRASFDLPDLRSQITGEGKKYEFDLTSRTVREANASDRSHLDIADGEVLALKCTHFVDGKPYSLEDRIINLRLAPEARNAAFDRDPPNSWLFAHVPWSDARHRISAINADPKTASALGVRQDSACMVVERWTWRSEEKITYVRIIHPGSEFSIEAHFRP, encoded by the coding sequence ATGAAAAAAGCTCAGAAAATCCATGGTGCACGCGAAATTCTCTCGCTGCACGACCGTATTCGCCAGGATATCGAGACGAATGTGATGTCGGGGACATGGGTGCCCGGCCATCGGATTCCGTACGAGCACGAGTTGATGATTGAGTACGACTGCTCCCGGATGACGATCAACAAGGCACTCGGTACCCTTGTCGAACGCGGCCTGATCGAGCGGCGCAAGCGCGCCGGCTCCTTTGTGTCAGCGCCCAAAGTCCATCGCGCCTCATTCGACCTTCCCGACCTGCGCTCCCAGATTACCGGTGAGGGAAAGAAATACGAGTTCGACCTGACCAGTCGCACCGTCCGCGAGGCGAACGCGAGCGACCGGTCACACCTCGATATCGCCGATGGTGAGGTGCTCGCGCTCAAGTGCACCCACTTTGTCGACGGCAAGCCCTATTCGCTGGAAGATCGGATCATAAACCTGAGGCTCGCTCCCGAAGCACGGAACGCGGCGTTCGACCGGGATCCGCCCAACTCATGGCTTTTTGCCCACGTCCCGTGGAGCGATGCGCGGCATCGTATCTCGGCAATCAACGCCGACCCCAAGACGGCCAGCGCGCTCGGCGTCCGCCAAGACAGCGCCTGCATGGTGGTCGAGCGCTGGACGTGGCGATCCGAGGAGAAGATTACGTACGTCCGAATTATCCACCCGGGCAGCGAGTTCAGTATCGAGGCGCACTTTCGCCCCTGA
- a CDS encoding HutD family protein, whose translation MHLLPAADRLVQPWKNGGGTTSEVAASPPGVGLEAFDWRISMASVATPGRFSYFDGVDRTLAVIEGRLGLAFDSQAELVELTAASRPYAFPGDIGCFGAPVGGEVIDLNLMVRRGRWTGTIERLASPERVSIAPAARSTIILFRGEGRVRWRSETVLLKPWDAVRLDDAADEPIALAVIGDTYVISLSIR comes from the coding sequence ATGCACCTGCTGCCTGCTGCCGACCGGTTGGTGCAGCCCTGGAAGAACGGCGGCGGCACGACCAGCGAGGTCGCGGCCTCGCCCCCTGGGGTCGGGCTCGAGGCTTTCGACTGGCGGATCAGCATGGCGTCGGTCGCCACGCCCGGCCGCTTCTCGTATTTCGATGGTGTCGACCGAACCCTCGCCGTGATCGAGGGGCGGCTCGGACTTGCGTTCGATAGTCAGGCCGAATTGGTCGAACTGACTGCAGCCAGCCGCCCGTACGCATTCCCGGGAGACATCGGCTGTTTCGGCGCGCCCGTGGGCGGCGAGGTCATCGACCTCAATCTGATGGTGCGCCGCGGCCGCTGGACGGGGACGATCGAACGGCTCGCATCGCCCGAGCGGGTCTCGATCGCACCCGCAGCGCGGTCAACGATCATCCTTTTCCGTGGCGAGGGACGCGTGCGATGGCGCTCGGAAACGGTTTTGCTGAAGCCCTGGGATGCCGTTCGTCTCGACGACGCTGCCGACGAGCCCATCGCGCTGGCAGTCATCGGCGACACCTATGTGATCAGTCTTTCTATCAGGTGA
- the hutU gene encoding urocanate hydratase yields the protein MTRLDGSRIIRPATGTVLSAKSWLTEAPLRMLMNNLHPDVAERPEELVVYGGIGRAARDWESYDKIVETLRRLEDDETLLVQSGKPVGVFKTHVDAPRVLIANSNLVPKWATWEHFDELDRKGLAMYGQMTAGSWIYIGTQGIVQGTYETFVEMGRQHYGGDLGGRWLLTAGLGGMGGAQPLAAVMAGASCLAIECQQSRIEMRMRTGYLDRSATTIDEALAILDEARVGGKPVSVGLLGNAAELLPGMFARGIRPDLLTDQTSAHDPVNGYLPAGWSVERWIASREQHPAGVAAAAKASMAVHVQAMLDFQAAGVPTVDYGNNIRQVAKDAGVTNAFDFPGFVPAYIRPLFCRGIGPFRWVALSGDPEDIYKTDAKVKELLPDDTNLHRWLDMARDKIRFQGLPARICWVGLGDRHRLGLAFNAMVASGELQAPIVIGRDHLDSGSVASPNRETEAMKDGSDAVSDWPLLNALLNTASGATWVSLHHGGGVGMGYSQHSGMVIVADGTPDAAKRIARVLWNDPATGVMRHADAGYELAVDCARERGLDLPGITR from the coding sequence ATGACCCGCCTTGACGGCAGCCGCATCATCAGACCCGCGACCGGTACCGTCCTGTCGGCGAAAAGCTGGCTGACCGAGGCGCCGCTGCGGATGCTGATGAACAACCTGCACCCCGACGTCGCCGAGCGGCCCGAGGAGCTGGTCGTCTACGGCGGCATCGGGCGCGCAGCGCGCGACTGGGAAAGCTACGACAAGATCGTCGAGACGCTGCGACGCCTGGAGGACGACGAGACGCTGCTCGTCCAGTCCGGCAAGCCGGTCGGCGTCTTCAAGACCCATGTCGACGCGCCGCGCGTGCTGATCGCCAACTCCAACCTCGTGCCCAAATGGGCGACGTGGGAGCATTTCGACGAGCTCGATCGCAAGGGCCTGGCGATGTACGGCCAGATGACTGCGGGTTCGTGGATCTACATCGGCACGCAGGGCATCGTGCAGGGCACCTACGAGACCTTCGTCGAGATGGGCCGGCAGCACTATGGCGGCGACCTTGGCGGCCGCTGGCTGTTGACCGCGGGGCTTGGCGGCATGGGCGGGGCGCAGCCGCTTGCTGCGGTCATGGCCGGCGCCTCGTGCCTCGCGATCGAGTGCCAGCAGAGCCGGATCGAGATGCGCATGCGCACCGGCTATCTCGACCGGAGCGCCACCACGATCGACGAGGCTCTTGCGATCCTCGACGAGGCCAGGGTCGGGGGCAAACCCGTGTCGGTCGGGCTGCTGGGCAACGCTGCCGAGCTGCTGCCGGGAATGTTCGCGCGTGGCATCCGACCGGACCTGCTGACCGACCAGACAAGCGCGCACGATCCGGTCAACGGCTATCTGCCCGCCGGCTGGAGCGTCGAGCGCTGGATCGCCTCGCGCGAGCAGCACCCGGCGGGGGTCGCGGCGGCGGCAAAGGCATCGATGGCCGTGCATGTGCAGGCGATGCTCGATTTCCAGGCGGCCGGCGTGCCGACGGTCGACTATGGCAACAACATCCGCCAGGTCGCCAAGGACGCCGGCGTCACGAACGCCTTCGACTTCCCGGGGTTCGTCCCCGCCTATATCCGCCCGCTGTTCTGCCGGGGCATCGGCCCCTTCCGGTGGGTCGCGCTGTCCGGCGACCCGGAGGACATCTACAAGACCGATGCGAAGGTAAAGGAACTGCTGCCCGACGACACCAACCTGCACCGCTGGCTCGACATGGCGCGCGACAAGATCCGGTTCCAGGGCCTCCCGGCGCGCATCTGCTGGGTCGGTCTCGGAGATCGCCATCGACTTGGCCTGGCGTTCAACGCAATGGTCGCGTCGGGGGAACTGCAGGCCCCGATCGTGATCGGTCGCGACCATCTCGACAGCGGGTCGGTCGCCTCGCCCAATCGTGAGACCGAGGCGATGAAGGACGGCAGCGACGCGGTGTCGGACTGGCCGCTGCTCAACGCGTTGTTGAATACCGCCAGCGGCGCGACCTGGGTGTCACTCCATCATGGCGGCGGCGTCGGCATGGGTTATTCCCAACACAGCGGCATGGTGATCGTCGCCGATGGCACGCCGGACGCGGCAAAGCGGATCGCGCGCGTGCTATGGAACGACCCGGCCACCGGCGTCATGCGCCATGCGGATGCCGGCTATGAGCTCGCGGTCGACTGTGCGCGCGAGCGCGGACTGGATTTGCCGGGCATAACCCGGTGA
- the hutG gene encoding N-formylglutamate deformylase, translated as MNAFLEIHRGTAPLVVVFPHTGTELPSELDNAFVSPWLARKDTDWWIDRVYGFAHELGATTVRTRLSRSVIDCNRDPSGASLYPGQTTTGLCPVESFDGEPLYAGMTPSQAEIERRRAAYFDPYHAALSEELHRLRAHHPKVVLYDAHSIRSHVPRLFDGELSQFNIGTNSGAACALALADAVQSICTASGHSVVRDGRFKGGWTTRHYGCPEQGVHAIQMELAIRGYHREPVVPGPDNWPGEFDPGFAAPLAATLSDILKACLAFADR; from the coding sequence GTGAACGCGTTCCTGGAAATTCACCGCGGCACGGCCCCCCTGGTCGTTGTCTTTCCCCATACGGGTACCGAGCTGCCGTCCGAGCTGGACAACGCTTTCGTCTCCCCGTGGCTGGCGCGCAAGGACACCGACTGGTGGATCGATCGTGTTTATGGCTTCGCGCATGAGCTCGGGGCGACGACCGTCCGCACCCGGCTGTCGCGGAGCGTAATCGACTGCAACCGCGATCCTTCCGGCGCTTCTCTCTACCCCGGCCAGACGACGACCGGCCTATGCCCGGTGGAAAGCTTCGACGGAGAACCGCTGTACGCCGGCATGACGCCGAGCCAGGCCGAGATCGAGCGCCGCCGGGCCGCCTACTTCGATCCCTATCATGCTGCCTTGTCGGAGGAGCTGCACCGGCTGCGTGCGCACCACCCCAAGGTCGTGCTGTACGATGCCCATTCGATCCGTAGTCACGTCCCACGCCTGTTCGACGGCGAGCTGTCGCAGTTCAACATCGGCACCAACAGCGGCGCCGCGTGTGCGCTCGCGCTCGCCGATGCGGTCCAGTCGATCTGCACAGCGAGCGGCCACAGCGTCGTTCGCGATGGCCGCTTCAAGGGTGGCTGGACGACGCGTCACTACGGCTGTCCGGAACAGGGGGTCCACGCGATCCAGATGGAACTCGCGATCCGCGGGTATCACCGGGAGCCGGTCGTGCCGGGGCCAGACAACTGGCCGGGCGAATTCGATCCGGGTTTTGCCGCGCCCTTGGCGGCGACGCTCTCCGATATCCTGAAGGCCTGCCTCGCCTTTGCCGATCGCTGA
- the hutH gene encoding histidine ammonia-lyase — protein sequence MTEIIITAGAASLAEWRAVYRGATPRLDPAALPAIIASAAAVARILARGEPVYGINTGFGKLASVRIGDADLARLQRNIVLSHAAGTGAPAPIPVIRLMMALKLASLAQGASGVRPEIVALLEAMLAKGLTPVVPAKGSVGASGDLAPLAHMAATMIGVGDIFVGDRRLPATEALRDAGLSTLELGPKEGLALLNGTQFSCANALAGLFEAERLFQSALITGALSTEAAKGSDTPFDPRIHALRRHRGQIETADALRRLMAGSAIRASHLVDDIRVQDPYCLRCQPQVMGAVIDLLRQAAATLEIEANCVSDNPLIFPEADEALSGGNFHAEPVAFAADMIALAICEIGSIAERRVAMLVDPAQSGLPAFLTPKPGLNSGFMIPQVTAAALVSENKQRATPASVDSIPTSANQEDHVSMAAHGARRLLEMAENATAVIGIELLAAVQGCDFHAPLASSVALQAARARLRRVVPTLEDDRHFHPDLEAANAIVRDGALIEAVGLDLPGLA from the coding sequence GTGACCGAGATCATCATCACCGCCGGCGCCGCGAGCCTGGCCGAGTGGCGCGCGGTCTATCGTGGCGCGACGCCGAGGCTCGACCCCGCCGCGTTGCCCGCGATCATTGCCAGCGCCGCAGCGGTGGCGCGGATCCTCGCAAGGGGCGAGCCGGTGTACGGCATCAACACTGGCTTCGGGAAACTGGCCAGCGTCCGCATCGGCGACGCGGATCTCGCCAGACTGCAGCGTAACATCGTGCTGAGCCATGCTGCCGGGACGGGCGCACCGGCACCCATCCCGGTCATCCGGCTGATGATGGCGCTCAAGCTCGCCAGCCTCGCGCAGGGTGCATCGGGTGTCAGGCCTGAGATCGTCGCTCTCCTCGAAGCCATGCTCGCAAAGGGGCTGACACCCGTTGTCCCGGCGAAAGGGTCGGTGGGTGCCAGTGGTGATCTCGCACCGCTCGCGCACATGGCCGCGACGATGATCGGTGTCGGCGATATCTTCGTCGGCGACCGGCGCTTGCCGGCCACCGAGGCACTGCGCGACGCCGGCTTGTCGACGCTCGAGCTGGGACCGAAGGAGGGGTTGGCCCTGCTCAATGGGACGCAGTTCTCTTGCGCCAATGCGCTTGCCGGACTGTTCGAGGCCGAACGGCTGTTCCAGTCGGCGCTGATCACTGGTGCACTGTCGACCGAGGCCGCGAAGGGTTCCGACACGCCGTTCGATCCCCGCATCCACGCGCTGCGCCGCCACCGCGGCCAGATCGAGACCGCCGATGCGCTGCGCCGGTTGATGGCCGGCTCGGCAATCCGGGCCAGCCACCTGGTCGACGATATCCGCGTGCAGGATCCTTATTGCCTGCGCTGCCAGCCGCAAGTCATGGGCGCCGTGATCGACCTGCTCCGGCAGGCGGCGGCGACGCTGGAGATCGAGGCCAACTGCGTTTCTGACAATCCGCTGATCTTCCCGGAGGCGGACGAGGCGCTGTCGGGCGGCAACTTCCATGCGGAGCCGGTTGCGTTCGCGGCCGACATGATCGCACTCGCGATCTGCGAGATCGGCTCGATCGCCGAGCGGCGCGTCGCGATGCTGGTCGATCCCGCGCAGTCGGGCCTGCCGGCTTTCCTGACGCCGAAGCCGGGCCTCAACTCGGGTTTCATGATCCCGCAAGTGACGGCGGCGGCGCTGGTGTCCGAGAACAAGCAACGCGCCACCCCCGCCAGCGTCGATTCGATTCCGACTTCCGCGAACCAGGAAGACCATGTCTCGATGGCCGCGCACGGTGCCCGTCGGCTACTGGAAATGGCCGAGAATGCGACAGCGGTGATCGGCATCGAGCTGCTCGCGGCGGTGCAGGGTTGCGACTTTCACGCGCCGCTTGCCTCGAGCGTTGCACTGCAGGCGGCGCGGGCGCGGCTGCGACGTGTGGTCCCCACCCTGGAGGACGACCGGCATTTCCATCCCGACCTGGAGGCGGCCAACGCGATCGTTCGCGACGGCGCGCTTATCGAGGCGGTGGGGCTCGACCTGCCGGGGTTGGCGTGA
- the hutI gene encoding imidazolonepropionase, producing the protein MRCDTQWTNASLATMAGDGLGLIKNGTVAAVDGRILYAGPVADAPVLEPDTTVNCEGRWITPGLIDCHTHLVHAGNRAHEFELRLQGASYEEIARAGGGIISTMTATRSATEADLVASALPRLDALIAEGVTTVEVKSGYGLTRDDEIKMLRAARRLGEERPVRIVTTFLGAHALPPEFAGDADAYIDHVCNTMLPAVAEAGLGDAVDAFCEGIGFTPAQTRRVFDAARAAGLPVKLHAEQLSNLHGAALAAEARALSADHLEHLDDAGVAAMAAAGTAATLLPGAYYFMRESRLPPIAALRAAGVPIALATDCNPGTSPLTSLLLALNMGATLFRLTVDECLAAVTRNAARALGLQDRIGTLEAGKACDLAVWDIERPAELVYRMGFNPLHARVWSGQ; encoded by the coding sequence ATGCGCTGCGATACCCAGTGGACCAATGCTAGCTTGGCAACGATGGCCGGCGATGGCCTCGGCCTGATCAAGAACGGGACGGTCGCAGCCGTCGACGGTCGAATCCTGTATGCGGGCCCAGTCGCCGATGCGCCGGTTCTGGAACCTGATACGACAGTGAACTGCGAAGGGCGCTGGATTACGCCCGGCCTGATCGACTGCCACACACATCTGGTCCACGCGGGTAACCGCGCGCACGAATTCGAATTGCGGCTCCAGGGCGCCTCCTATGAGGAGATCGCCCGCGCGGGTGGCGGCATCATCTCGACGATGACGGCGACGCGGAGCGCAACTGAAGCCGACCTGGTGGCGAGCGCGCTGCCCCGGCTCGACGCCCTGATCGCCGAGGGCGTGACGACCGTCGAGGTGAAGTCCGGCTACGGCCTGACTCGCGACGACGAGATCAAGATGCTGCGCGCGGCGCGGCGGTTGGGCGAGGAACGGCCCGTGCGGATCGTCACGACCTTCCTCGGCGCACATGCGTTGCCGCCTGAATTTGCCGGCGATGCCGACGCCTATATCGACCATGTCTGCAACACGATGCTGCCCGCAGTCGCCGAGGCCGGGCTCGGCGACGCGGTCGACGCTTTTTGCGAGGGGATCGGCTTCACGCCGGCGCAGACCCGGCGGGTGTTCGACGCGGCAAGGGCGGCGGGGCTTCCGGTGAAGCTCCATGCGGAGCAACTCTCCAACCTTCATGGTGCGGCCTTGGCCGCCGAGGCCAGGGCGCTGTCCGCCGACCATCTCGAGCATCTCGACGATGCGGGGGTCGCGGCAATGGCCGCCGCGGGCACCGCCGCGACCTTGCTGCCCGGGGCCTATTATTTCATGCGCGAGTCCCGGCTGCCCCCGATTGCGGCGTTGCGTGCGGCGGGCGTGCCGATCGCGCTGGCGACCGACTGCAACCCCGGGACCTCGCCGCTCACCTCGCTGCTGCTAGCGCTGAACATGGGCGCGACCCTGTTCCGTCTGACCGTCGACGAGTGTCTCGCCGCGGTCACCCGCAACGCCGCTCGCGCGCTCGGCTTGCAGGATCGGATTGGCACACTCGAAGCCGGCAAGGCTTGCGACCTCGCGGTGTGGGACATCGAACGGCCCGCCGAACTCGTCTACCGCATGGGATTCAATCCGCTTCATGCCCGCGTCTGGAGTGGACAGTGA
- a CDS encoding formimidoylglutamate deiminase, which produces MAHADARLHARSILLPAGWREDVRLTVSGGIVTAIETGIAPGPRDELHGAILPGMGNLHSHAFQRGMAGLTEARGVSTDNFWTWRETMFRFVNRIGPDELMAVAALAYAEMLESGFTRVGEFHYLHHDTSGVPFADPAEMSRAIVAAAAETGIGLTLLPVYYAHAGFGGTPLTTGQRRFGSDLDSFTRLLEAARAAAAALPDAVVGIAPHSLRAVTADELDALMPLAADGPIHLHVAEQTQEVEDCVRWSGARPVEWLLDHAPIDARWCLVHATHMTDAETVGLAASGAVAGLCPITEANLGDGIFPAKAFLSAGGRIGIGSDSNVRVDLSEELRLLEYGQRLSLRGRNILSKPDELSTGENLFRQALEGGGRALGIENPSISVGQPADFVSLDVDGPAFQARGSDKLLDSWIFAAGDRGVDCVWRRGCKMVQGGRHVARGSIVRRYATALAKLLA; this is translated from the coding sequence ATGGCGCATGCCGATGCCCGCCTCCACGCCCGCTCGATACTCTTGCCAGCCGGCTGGCGCGAGGATGTTCGCCTGACGGTGTCGGGCGGTATTGTCACCGCGATCGAGACTGGCATTGCCCCTGGGCCCCGCGACGAGTTGCACGGGGCCATCCTGCCGGGGATGGGCAATCTCCACAGCCACGCATTCCAACGGGGAATGGCCGGTCTCACCGAAGCCCGCGGCGTCTCCACAGACAACTTCTGGACCTGGCGAGAGACGATGTTCCGGTTTGTCAATCGTATCGGCCCGGACGAGTTGATGGCGGTCGCGGCGTTGGCCTATGCCGAAATGCTGGAGAGCGGCTTCACGCGCGTCGGCGAATTCCACTACCTCCACCACGACACCAGCGGCGTGCCCTTCGCCGATCCGGCCGAAATGAGCCGGGCAATCGTCGCGGCGGCGGCGGAAACCGGCATCGGCCTGACGCTGCTGCCGGTCTACTATGCCCATGCCGGCTTCGGAGGTACGCCCCTCACTACGGGCCAGCGCCGCTTCGGCAGCGACCTGGACAGCTTCACCCGGCTGCTCGAAGCGGCGCGCGCCGCCGCCGCTGCGCTGCCAGACGCGGTCGTCGGCATCGCGCCTCACAGCCTGCGCGCCGTCACTGCAGACGAGCTCGATGCATTGATGCCGCTTGCCGCCGACGGACCGATCCACCTCCACGTCGCCGAGCAGACGCAGGAGGTCGAGGATTGTGTGCGCTGGTCCGGGGCGCGACCGGTCGAATGGTTGCTGGATCACGCACCGATCGATGCGCGCTGGTGCCTGGTCCACGCGACGCACATGACGGACGCCGAAACGGTCGGGCTCGCGGCAAGCGGGGCGGTAGCCGGACTTTGCCCGATCACCGAGGCGAACCTGGGCGACGGCATATTCCCGGCAAAGGCCTTCCTCAGTGCCGGCGGGCGCATTGGCATCGGCTCCGATTCCAACGTCAGGGTGGATCTTTCGGAAGAGCTTCGGCTGCTTGAGTACGGCCAACGGCTGTCGCTGCGGGGGCGCAACATCCTGTCGAAACCCGATGAGCTATCGACCGGCGAGAATCTGTTTCGCCAGGCTTTGGAGGGGGGCGGCCGCGCGCTGGGAATCGAGAACCCCTCGATCAGCGTCGGACAGCCGGCAGACTTTGTCAGCCTCGATGTCGATGGCCCTGCTTTCCAGGCGCGAGGATCGGACAAACTGCTCGATAGCTGGATCTTCGCTGCCGGCGATCGCGGCGTCGACTGCGTATGGCGGCGGGGCTGCAAGATGGTCCAGGGGGGACGGCATGTCGCCCGCGGCTCGATCGTCCGGCGCTATGCCACAGCACTGGCAAAATTACTGGCGTGA
- a CDS encoding RNA pseudouridine synthase produces the protein MQIPILHIDAHLLVIDKPAGLAVHPGPSTPRSLDDHLWSLREGFVRNPQPAHRLDRDTSGCLVLGRHPKASKKLTQMFSAGQIGKVYWAVVEGAPAEEEGRIDAPLRKISSAEAGWRMVVDPTGKTAATAWRVLAREGSRSLMEFRPETGRTHQVRVHAATLGHPILGDPVYGAGQGPMRLHARGLLIPYRDDAPPVDVEAPTPEGWPVF, from the coding sequence GTGCAAATCCCAATCCTCCACATCGACGCCCACCTGCTCGTCATCGACAAGCCCGCCGGCCTTGCGGTCCACCCCGGGCCGAGCACGCCGCGCAGTCTCGACGATCACCTGTGGAGCCTGCGCGAAGGCTTCGTCCGCAACCCCCAGCCGGCGCACCGGCTGGATCGCGACACTTCGGGCTGCCTGGTGCTCGGGCGACACCCGAAGGCATCGAAGAAGCTGACCCAGATGTTTTCGGCCGGGCAGATCGGCAAAGTCTATTGGGCGGTGGTCGAAGGCGCGCCCGCCGAGGAAGAGGGTCGCATCGACGCGCCGCTCCGCAAGATCTCGAGCGCCGAGGCGGGCTGGCGGATGGTCGTCGACCCGACCGGCAAGACAGCGGCAACGGCATGGCGCGTGCTCGCCCGCGAAGGCTCGCGCAGCCTGATGGAGTTCCGGCCCGAGACCGGGCGCACGCACCAGGTCCGGGTCCACGCCGCGACGCTCGGCCATCCGATCCTCGGGGACCCGGTCTATGGCGCGGGACAGGGTCCCATGCGGCTGCACGCACGCGGGCTGTTGATCCCGTACCGCGACGACGCGCCCCCGGTGGACGTCGAGGCTCCGACGCCGGAGGGGTGGCCGGTCTTCTGA
- a CDS encoding crotonase/enoyl-CoA hydratase family protein, with product MAYTQIRYEVTEGIATITLNRPEKLNAFTATMMHELIAAFDEVDADDDVRAVVVTGEGRAFCAGADLSQGAATFDYDKRTDGHREGSPVREDGSIDYTHDAVRDGGGRVTLRIFECLKPVIGAINGPAVGIGVTMQLAMDIRIASESARFGFVFARRGIVPEAASSWFLPRIVGIAQALEWCFSGRVFPAAEALAGGLVSHVVPDDELLDAAYALADEIAANTAAVSVAMTRQMMWRMLGAASPMDAHKLDSRAIYSRGRSGDAKEGVMSFIEKRPALFPDKVSDAMPDFFPWWDEQKYG from the coding sequence ATGGCCTACACCCAGATCCGCTACGAGGTTACAGAGGGCATCGCGACGATCACCCTCAATCGCCCGGAGAAGCTCAACGCCTTCACCGCGACGATGATGCACGAGTTGATCGCCGCCTTCGACGAGGTCGATGCCGATGACGACGTCCGCGCCGTCGTCGTCACCGGCGAGGGCCGCGCCTTCTGTGCGGGTGCCGACCTGAGCCAGGGCGCGGCGACTTTCGACTACGACAAGCGCACCGACGGCCACCGTGAAGGCTCGCCGGTCCGCGAGGACGGCAGCATCGACTACACCCACGATGCGGTCCGCGACGGCGGCGGGCGCGTCACGCTGCGTATCTTCGAATGCCTGAAGCCGGTCATCGGCGCGATCAACGGCCCTGCGGTCGGCATCGGCGTCACCATGCAGCTGGCGATGGACATCCGCATCGCCAGTGAGAGCGCGCGCTTCGGCTTCGTCTTCGCGCGCCGGGGCATCGTCCCCGAAGCGGCCTCGTCGTGGTTCCTGCCACGTATCGTCGGCATCGCGCAGGCGCTGGAATGGTGTTTCTCGGGGCGGGTGTTCCCGGCCGCCGAGGCGCTCGCCGGCGGCCTCGTCAGCCACGTCGTCCCGGATGACGAACTGCTCGACGCCGCCTACGCGCTGGCGGACGAGATCGCCGCGAACACGGCGGCGGTCTCGGTCGCGATGACCCGCCAGATGATGTGGCGGATGCTCGGCGCCGCCTCACCGATGGACGCGCACAAGCTCGACAGCCGCGCGATCTACAGCCGCGGCCGCTCGGGCGACGCCAAGGAGGGGGTGATGTCGTTCATCGAGAAGCGCCCGGCGCTGTTCCCGGACAAGGTATCCGACGCCATGCCTGACTTCTTCCCGTGGTGGGACGAGCAGAAGTACGGGTGA
- a CDS encoding acetyl-CoA C-acetyltransferase, which produces MSEAYIVAAARTAGGRRGGRLTGWHPADLAAQVLDSLVDRAGADPKMVEDVIMGCVSQFAQQSGNIARNAVMSSKLPETVPGTSVDRQCGSSQQALHFAAATVMSGQMDCVIAAGVESMTRVPMAAGAKAAHEAGLGSPYASVGIKARYPGVQFSQFTGAEMIAKKYNLSKDDLDGFGFESQRRGAAASKADAFKDEIVPIEVELPDGTRELHLIDEGIRFDASLEAIRGVKLIQEGGRLTAATSSQICDGASGVMVVNERGLKALGVQPLARIHHMTVIAEDPVIMLEAPIGATRRALERSGIKLSDIDLFEVNEAFASVPMAWLQTLGADPAKLNVNGGAIALGHPLGASGTKLMATLVHALRARGKRWGLQTMCEGGGLANVTIIEAL; this is translated from the coding sequence GTGTCCGAAGCCTATATCGTAGCTGCCGCGCGTACAGCGGGGGGGCGCCGCGGCGGCCGCCTGACCGGGTGGCATCCGGCCGACCTCGCGGCCCAGGTGCTCGACTCGCTCGTCGATCGCGCCGGTGCCGACCCCAAGATGGTCGAGGACGTCATCATGGGCTGCGTCAGCCAGTTCGCCCAGCAGTCGGGCAACATCGCCCGCAACGCCGTGATGTCGTCGAAGCTGCCCGAGACGGTTCCGGGCACGTCGGTCGACCGCCAGTGCGGCAGCAGCCAGCAGGCCCTGCACTTCGCCGCCGCCACCGTGATGAGCGGCCAGATGGACTGCGTCATCGCCGCCGGGGTCGAGTCGATGACCCGCGTGCCGATGGCTGCGGGCGCCAAGGCGGCGCACGAGGCCGGCCTCGGCAGCCCCTACGCCAGCGTCGGCATCAAGGCGCGCTATCCGGGCGTCCAGTTCAGCCAGTTCACCGGCGCCGAGATGATCGCCAAGAAGTATAACCTGTCGAAGGACGACCTCGACGGCTTCGGCTTCGAAAGCCAGCGCCGCGGCGCCGCCGCCAGCAAGGCCGACGCCTTCAAGGACGAGATCGTGCCCATCGAGGTCGAGCTGCCCGACGGCACCCGCGAGCTGCACCTGATCGACGAGGGCATCCGCTTCGACGCCAGCCTCGAGGCGATCCGCGGCGTCAAGCTGATCCAGGAAGGCGGCCGCCTGACCGCGGCGACGTCCTCGCAGATCTGTGACGGCGCCTCTGGCGTGATGGTCGTCAACGAGCGCGGCCTGAAGGCGCTCGGCGTCCAGCCGCTGGCCCGTATTCACCACATGACCGTCATCGCCGAGGATCCGGTGATCATGCTCGAAGCGCCGATCGGGGCGACCCGGCGCGCGCTCGAGCGGTCTGGCATCAAGCTGAGCGATATCGACCTGTTCGAGGTCAACGAGGCCTTTGCCAGCGTGCCGATGGCCTGGCTCCAGACACTCGGTGCCGATCCGGCGAAGCTCAACGTCAACGGCGGCGCGATCGCGCTCGGCCACCCGCTCGGCGCCTCGGGAACCAAGTTGATGGCGACGCTCGTCCATGCCCTGCGGGCGCGCGGCAAGCGCTGGGGCCTGCAGACCATGTGCGAGGGTGGCGGGCTCGCGAACGTCACGATCATCGAGGCGCTTTAA